The Oscillospiraceae bacterium genome contains a region encoding:
- the rplK gene encoding 50S ribosomal protein L11 has protein sequence MAQKVTGYIKLQIPAGKATPAPPVGPALGQHGVNIMAFTKEFNERTQKDMGYIIPVVITVYADRSFSFITKTPPAPVLIKKACGIESGSGVPNKTKVASITKAQLEEIAKTKMPDLNAADLDSAVRMIAGTCRSMGVTVTE, from the coding sequence ATGGCGCAGAAAGTAACTGGTTACATCAAGCTGCAGATCCCGGCCGGCAAAGCGACCCCGGCCCCCCCTGTTGGCCCGGCGCTTGGCCAGCACGGCGTGAACATCATGGCGTTCACCAAAGAGTTCAACGAGCGTACCCAGAAGGATATGGGCTACATCATCCCGGTGGTCATTACCGTGTATGCAGACCGTTCCTTCAGCTTCATCACCAAAACTCCTCCGGCCCCTGTGCTGATTAAAAAGGCCTGCGGCATCGAGAGCGGTTCCGGCGTGCCCAACAAGACCAAGGTGGCAAGCATCACCAAGGCCCAGCTGGAAGAGATCGCCAAGACCAAGATGCCCGACCTGAACGCTGCCGACCTGGACAGCGCCGTCCGCATGATCGCCGGCACCTGCCGCAGCATGGGCGTCACCGTTACCGAGTGA
- a CDS encoding (4Fe-4S)-binding protein, with product MEYRQIGKTGEKSSIIGLGCEHLDGKPFEQVQETVDAALENGVNLLDVFMPGDEVRQNIARALGGRRSQVMIQGHIGSTDVNEQYDISRDLPTAKRYFERLLQIFGYIDFGMMFFIDSEEDYKGVFETGFADYVSSLKQQGYIRHIGFSSHNPRTAARVIGTGLPEMMMFSINPAFDLYPAETNALNALDEGLDRAAFRGFDPERAALYALCEQKGVGITVMKTLGAGKLISAEHTPFDRPLTVGQCIHYALTRPAVASVMLGCQSRAQVLDAVRYLDLSDAERDYTSVMGTLRSDFAGNCVYCSHCQPCPAGIDIAAVNKYLDIARLDPAQVPPSIRSHYAGLAHGGGECIGCGSCEKRCPFGVPVVKNMAAAAEIFG from the coding sequence ATGGAATACAGGCAGATCGGCAAAACGGGAGAAAAGAGCAGCATTATAGGGCTGGGGTGCGAACACCTGGACGGAAAGCCCTTTGAGCAGGTACAGGAAACGGTGGACGCCGCCCTGGAAAACGGGGTCAACCTGCTGGATGTTTTTATGCCGGGCGACGAGGTGCGGCAAAATATTGCCAGGGCGCTGGGCGGCCGCCGCAGCCAGGTGATGATCCAGGGGCACATCGGCTCCACCGACGTGAACGAGCAGTACGACATCAGCCGGGACCTGCCCACGGCAAAGCGGTACTTTGAAAGGCTGCTGCAGATTTTTGGCTACATTGACTTTGGCATGATGTTTTTTATTGATTCCGAGGAGGATTATAAGGGCGTTTTTGAGACCGGCTTTGCGGATTATGTGAGCAGCCTGAAACAGCAGGGCTACATCCGGCACATCGGCTTCAGCTCGCACAACCCCCGCACGGCGGCACGGGTGATCGGGACGGGGCTGCCGGAGATGATGATGTTCAGCATCAACCCGGCGTTTGACCTGTACCCGGCCGAGACGAACGCCCTGAACGCGCTGGATGAGGGGCTGGACCGGGCGGCCTTCCGGGGCTTTGACCCGGAGCGGGCGGCGCTTTATGCGCTGTGCGAACAAAAGGGCGTGGGCATTACCGTGATGAAAACGCTGGGGGCGGGCAAGCTGATCTCGGCGGAGCACACTCCCTTTGACCGGCCGCTGACGGTGGGCCAGTGCATCCATTACGCGCTGACCCGGCCCGCGGTGGCCAGCGTGATGCTGGGCTGCCAGAGCCGCGCCCAGGTGCTGGACGCGGTGCGTTACCTGGACCTGAGCGATGCGGAGCGGGACTACACCTCGGTGATGGGCACGCTGCGCAGCGATTTTGCGGGCAACTGCGTGTATTGCAGCCACTGCCAGCCCTGCCCGGCGGGCATTGACATTGCGGCGGTGAACAAATATCTGGACATCGCCCGGCTGGACCCCGCGCAGGTGCCGCCCTCGATCCGCTCGCACTACGCGGGGCTTGCCCACGGCGGCGGCGAGTGCATCGGCTGCGGAAGCTGCGAAAAGCGCTGCCCGTTCGGGGTGCCGGTGGTGAAGAACATGGCCGCTGCCGCGGAGATCTTTGGCTGA
- the nusG gene encoding transcription termination/antitermination protein NusG, which translates to MEDQAMWYVVHTYSGYENKVATNLETIVENRRLQELIHEVKVPVEMVPELKDGKERIVERKLFPGYVLVKMVMTDESWYVVRNCRGVTGFVGSTSKPIPLSEEEVAKLGVEAEHELTVDYAEGDNVEITGGPLEGFVGLVESIDLQKQKVRVKVSMFGRETSAELDLNQAKPL; encoded by the coding sequence ATGGAAGATCAGGCAATGTGGTATGTGGTGCATACCTATTCCGGTTACGAGAACAAGGTGGCCACCAATCTTGAAACCATTGTGGAGAACCGCCGCCTGCAGGAACTGATCCACGAGGTGAAGGTTCCGGTGGAGATGGTGCCCGAGCTGAAGGACGGCAAGGAGCGCATTGTGGAGCGCAAGCTCTTCCCCGGCTACGTGCTGGTGAAGATGGTCATGACCGACGAGAGCTGGTACGTGGTGCGCAACTGCCGCGGCGTGACCGGCTTTGTGGGGTCCACTTCCAAGCCCATCCCCCTTTCGGAAGAAGAGGTGGCAAAGCTTGGGGTGGAGGCCGAGCACGAGCTCACGGTGGACTATGCCGAGGGCGACAATGTGGAGATCACCGGCGGACCCCTGGAGGGCTTTGTGGGCCTGGTGGAGAGCATCGACCTGCAAAAGCAGAAGGTCAGGGTCAAGGTTTCCATGTTCGGGCGCGAGACCAGCGCCGAATTGGACCTGAACCAGGCCAAACCCCTGTAA
- the rplL gene encoding 50S ribosomal protein L7/L12 gives MASEKITKIIDAVKELSVLELKELIDTYCEEFGVSAVAAAAPAAGGAAAPAAEEKTEFDVVLAEVGANKMAVIKTVKEVTGLGLKEAKDLVDNAPKTLKEAASKADAEEMKKKLEEAGAKIELK, from the coding sequence ATGGCTTCTGAGAAAATCACCAAGATCATTGACGCTGTGAAAGAGCTGAGCGTTCTGGAGCTGAAAGAGCTGATCGATACCTACTGCGAGGAGTTCGGCGTGTCCGCCGTGGCCGCTGCCGCTCCCGCTGCCGGCGGCGCTGCCGCTCCCGCTGCGGAAGAGAAGACCGAGTTCGACGTGGTGCTGGCCGAGGTTGGCGCCAACAAGATGGCTGTGATCAAGACCGTGAAGGAAGTGACCGGCCTGGGCCTGAAGGAAGCGAAGGACCTGGTGGACAACGCCCCCAAGACCCTGAAGGAGGCTGCCTCCAAGGCCGACGCCGAAGAGATGAAGAAGAAGCTGGAAGAAGCCGGCGCCAAGATCGAGCTGAAATAA
- the rplA gene encoding 50S ribosomal protein L1 yields the protein MKHGKHYVDSAKLVDRSKLYDTDEALALCCQTAKAKFDETVELHVRLGVDSRHADQQVRGAVVLPHGTGKNVRVIAICKGDAAKAAEEAGAMMVGDADLIAKIQNEGFVDFDVLVTTPDMMGQVGRLGKVLGPRGLMPNPKAGTVTPDIGKAVTEAKAGKIEYRLDKQNIIHVPVGKASFGTEKLSDNLRTVMEAIVKAKPAAAKGQYIKSATVATTMGPGIKLNGAKFGG from the coding sequence ATGAAACACGGGAAACACTATGTCGACAGCGCCAAGCTGGTCGACCGCAGCAAGCTTTACGATACCGATGAGGCTCTGGCCCTGTGCTGCCAGACCGCGAAGGCCAAATTTGACGAAACCGTGGAGCTGCACGTTCGCCTGGGCGTTGACAGCCGCCATGCCGACCAGCAGGTGCGCGGCGCTGTTGTGCTGCCGCACGGCACCGGCAAAAATGTGCGCGTGATCGCTATCTGCAAGGGCGACGCCGCCAAGGCCGCCGAAGAGGCGGGCGCGATGATGGTGGGCGACGCCGACCTGATCGCCAAGATCCAGAACGAAGGCTTTGTGGACTTTGACGTGCTGGTCACCACCCCCGACATGATGGGCCAGGTTGGCCGTTTGGGCAAGGTGCTGGGCCCCCGCGGCCTGATGCCCAACCCCAAGGCGGGCACCGTGACCCCGGACATCGGCAAGGCCGTAACCGAGGCCAAGGCCGGTAAGATCGAGTACCGCCTGGACAAGCAGAACATCATCCATGTGCCCGTGGGCAAGGCCAGCTTCGGCACCGAGAAGCTGAGCGACAACCTGCGCACCGTGATGGAGGCCATTGTAAAGGCCAAGCCCGCGGCTGCCAAGGGCCAGTATATCAAGAGCGCGACCGTTGCCACCACCATGGGCCCCGGCATTAAGCTGAACGGCGCCAAGTTCGGCGGCTGA
- the ddl gene encoding D-alanine--D-alanine ligase, with translation MNKLNVALLFGGVSSEHDVSRVSAKTFADALCEEKYHVYKIGITKDGRWLYYPGPADRMPDGSWELCGDCQPCVVSPDRADHGLLLRGLSGQAIVLPVDVVIPVLHGKNGEDGTVQGLLELAGIPYVGCGVLASAVCMDKAVANTLLDAAGVPRCAWTWAGRAECADLDALEARVSQTLGYPIFVKPANAGSSVGISKAADQAGFQKAVATALAEDDKVVFERFVKGQEVECAVLGNGPAESTRPGEILASEEFYTYSDKYLLGTSRTLIPADLTPEKLQEVKALAEKAYAALGCQGLARCDFFVETDGTVLVNEINTMPGFTAISMYPKLMEAAGLPLPKLADRLVQLALQRAGVRHG, from the coding sequence ATGAACAAACTGAACGTGGCGCTGCTGTTCGGCGGCGTTTCCAGCGAGCACGACGTGAGCCGGGTGTCGGCCAAGACCTTTGCCGACGCGCTGTGTGAAGAAAAGTACCATGTATATAAGATCGGCATCACCAAAGACGGCCGCTGGCTCTACTACCCCGGCCCCGCCGACCGCATGCCGGACGGCAGCTGGGAGCTGTGCGGCGACTGCCAGCCCTGCGTGGTCAGCCCCGACCGCGCCGACCACGGCCTTTTGCTGCGCGGGCTCAGCGGCCAGGCCATCGTGCTGCCGGTGGACGTGGTCATTCCGGTGCTCCACGGCAAAAACGGCGAGGATGGCACCGTCCAGGGCCTTTTGGAGCTGGCGGGCATCCCTTACGTGGGCTGCGGCGTGCTGGCAAGCGCCGTCTGCATGGACAAGGCGGTGGCCAACACCCTGCTGGACGCCGCGGGCGTGCCCCGCTGCGCCTGGACCTGGGCCGGCCGCGCCGAGTGCGCGGACCTTGACGCGCTGGAAGCGCGGGTCAGCCAAACGCTGGGCTACCCCATCTTTGTAAAGCCCGCCAACGCGGGCAGCAGCGTGGGCATCAGCAAAGCGGCCGATCAAGCGGGCTTCCAAAAGGCGGTGGCCACCGCCCTGGCCGAGGACGACAAGGTGGTCTTCGAGCGCTTTGTAAAGGGGCAGGAGGTCGAGTGTGCGGTGCTGGGCAACGGCCCCGCGGAATCCACCCGCCCGGGCGAGATCCTCGCCAGCGAGGAATTCTATACCTACAGCGACAAATACCTGCTGGGCACCAGCCGCACCCTGATCCCGGCAGATCTCACCCCGGAAAAACTGCAGGAAGTAAAGGCCCTTGCCGAAAAGGCCTATGCCGCCCTGGGCTGCCAGGGCCTTGCCCGGTGCGACTTTTTTGTCGAAACGGACGGCACGGTGCTGGTGAACGAGATCAACACCATGCCCGGCTTCACCGCCATCAGCATGTATCCAAAGCTCATGGAGGCGGCGGGCCTGCCCCTGCCCAAGCTCGCAGACCGGCTGGTGCAGCTGGCGCTGCAGCGCGCGGGGGTGCGCCATGGATGA
- the rpmG gene encoding 50S ribosomal protein L33: MRVKITLACTECKQRNYNTKKNKKNSPDRLEMKKYCRFCKKHTVHRETK, from the coding sequence ATGAGAGTGAAGATCACCCTGGCCTGCACGGAGTGCAAACAGCGCAACTACAACACCAAGAAGAACAAGAAGAACAGCCCTGACCGGCTCGAGATGAAAAAGTATTGCCGCTTCTGCAAAAAGCATACTGTGCATCGCGAGACCAAGTAA
- a CDS encoding nicotinate phosphoribosyltransferase, whose amino-acid sequence MLDGTRNLTTIMDFYELTMAAGYLEEGYEDKVSVFDMFFRKIPDGGGFAIMAGLDTFIDAVEHLSFTGADIDYLRGTGVFNEKFLEYLKNFKLHCNIWAIPEGTPIFPREPIVTVEGPSMECQLLETLLLVTFNHQCLVATKANRIVRSAQGRPVMEFGARRAQGYDAAVYGARAAYIAGCSSTSCVMAARDFGIPASGTMAHSWVQMFPTEYDAFKKYAELYPDGCVLLVDTYNVTKSGVPNAIRVFDEVLAPLGKRPKGIRIDSGDIAYLSKKARRQLDEAGYGDCPICASNSLDEYIVRDLILQGAQVDSFGIGENLITAKSDPVFGGVYKLAAIKEDGRYIPKIKVSESIEKLTTPHLKKVWRICDNYTGKAMADYVTIFDEEVDASRGLTLFDPLQTWKQRTYENCTARCLTTPIYQEGRLVYERPGVQAIREYCKAQIDGLWEESLRFEYPHRYYVDLSQRLWDCRQELLETISKLGNA is encoded by the coding sequence ATGTTGGACGGTACACGGAATTTGACCACCATCATGGACTTTTACGAGCTCACCATGGCGGCCGGCTACCTGGAAGAGGGCTATGAGGACAAGGTCAGCGTGTTCGACATGTTCTTCCGCAAAATCCCGGACGGGGGCGGCTTTGCCATTATGGCCGGGCTAGATACCTTTATCGACGCGGTGGAGCACCTTTCGTTTACCGGGGCCGACATCGACTACCTGCGCGGCACCGGGGTGTTCAACGAAAAATTCCTGGAATACCTGAAAAACTTCAAGCTGCACTGCAACATCTGGGCTATCCCGGAGGGCACGCCCATTTTCCCACGGGAGCCCATCGTGACGGTGGAGGGCCCCTCGATGGAGTGCCAGCTGCTGGAAACCCTGCTGCTGGTCACCTTTAACCACCAGTGCCTGGTGGCCACCAAGGCAAACCGCATTGTGCGCAGCGCCCAGGGCCGCCCGGTGATGGAGTTCGGCGCCCGCCGCGCCCAGGGGTACGATGCCGCGGTGTACGGCGCCCGGGCGGCTTACATTGCCGGGTGCAGCTCCACCAGCTGCGTGATGGCCGCGCGGGATTTCGGCATTCCCGCCAGCGGCACCATGGCCCACAGCTGGGTGCAGATGTTCCCCACGGAATACGACGCCTTTAAAAAGTATGCCGAGCTGTACCCGGACGGGTGTGTGCTGCTGGTGGATACTTACAATGTGACCAAGAGCGGCGTGCCCAATGCCATCCGGGTGTTCGACGAGGTGCTGGCGCCCCTGGGCAAGCGCCCAAAGGGCATCCGCATCGACTCGGGGGATATCGCCTATCTTTCGAAAAAAGCCCGCAGGCAGCTGGACGAGGCCGGCTACGGGGACTGCCCCATCTGCGCCTCCAACAGCCTGGACGAATACATTGTGCGGGACCTGATCCTGCAGGGCGCCCAGGTGGACAGCTTCGGCATCGGCGAAAACCTGATTACCGCCAAGAGCGACCCGGTGTTCGGCGGCGTGTACAAGCTGGCCGCGATCAAGGAGGACGGACGCTATATCCCCAAGATCAAGGTGAGCGAGAGCATTGAAAAGCTCACCACCCCCCATTTGAAAAAGGTCTGGCGCATCTGCGACAATTACACCGGCAAGGCCATGGCGGACTATGTGACCATTTTTGACGAGGAGGTGGACGCCAGCCGCGGCCTGACCCTGTTTGACCCCCTGCAGACCTGGAAGCAGCGCACCTATGAGAACTGCACCGCCCGCTGCCTGACCACCCCCATTTACCAGGAGGGCAGGCTGGTGTATGAACGGCCGGGCGTGCAGGCCATTCGGGAATACTGCAAGGCCCAGATCGACGGCCTGTGGGAGGAGAGCCTGCGCTTTGAATACCCGCACAGGTACTATGTGGATCTTTCGCAGCGCCTGTGGGACTGCCGGCAGGAGCTGCTGGAAACAATTTCAAAGCTGGGCAACGCCTGA
- the murI gene encoding glutamate racemase: protein MDERPIGVFDSGVGGLTAVRELQALLPRERLVYFGDTGRVPYGSRSPETILQYARQDIRFLLSKNVKFLLAACGTISSVLPPAYAATLPVPYAGVLDAAARAAAQATRTGRIGVIGTAATIRSGSYAQRLRALLPGVQVVARSCPMFVPLVENGYVEPGDAVTTTIAREYLAPVRAAHVDTLILGCTHYPLIAHIIGQVMGPDVTLIDPGRETALVASRSLAQAGLLAPPGAAGGTDYYVSDLPEGFEASLRLFIGPQGAGPVERVAIESF, encoded by the coding sequence ATGGATGAGCGGCCCATCGGGGTATTCGACTCGGGCGTGGGGGGGCTCACCGCCGTGCGGGAGCTCCAGGCACTTCTTCCCCGCGAGCGTCTGGTCTATTTCGGCGACACAGGCCGCGTGCCCTACGGCAGCCGCAGCCCCGAAACCATTTTGCAGTACGCCCGGCAGGACATCCGCTTTCTGCTCTCCAAAAACGTAAAGTTTTTGCTGGCCGCCTGCGGCACCATCAGCAGCGTGCTGCCCCCTGCCTACGCCGCCACTCTGCCCGTGCCCTATGCCGGCGTGCTGGACGCTGCGGCCCGGGCCGCAGCCCAGGCCACCCGCACCGGCCGCATCGGGGTCATCGGCACGGCGGCCACCATCCGCAGCGGCAGCTATGCCCAGCGCCTGCGCGCGCTGTTGCCCGGCGTGCAGGTGGTGGCCCGCAGCTGCCCCATGTTCGTGCCCCTGGTGGAAAACGGCTATGTGGAGCCGGGCGACGCGGTCACCACCACCATTGCGCGGGAGTATCTGGCCCCGGTCAGGGCCGCCCATGTGGACACCCTCATCCTGGGCTGCACCCACTACCCCCTCATCGCCCACATCATCGGGCAGGTCATGGGGCCGGACGTCACCCTGATCGACCCGGGGCGCGAGACCGCCCTGGTGGCCAGCCGCAGCCTGGCGCAGGCCGGGCTGCTGGCGCCCCCCGGCGCCGCGGGCGGCACCGATTATTACGTCAGCGACCTTCCCGAGGGGTTCGAGGCCTCGCTGAGGCTCTTCATTGGCCCGCAGGGCGCGGGCCCTGTGGAGCGGGTCGCCATTGAAAGTTTTTAA
- the rplJ gene encoding 50S ribosomal protein L10: MPSAKILTAKQAYVAELKEKIANSVAGVVVDYKGINVADDTKLRKELREAGVEYFVVKNTMLRLAIGGTELEGMQEVLEGTTAIAISTEDRIAAARTLCKYADASKGKFSVKTGYMDGAVMDKTEVESIAKLPGLEGMLSMFAGALTSTLSGLAVAMQAYVDKTEEPAA, translated from the coding sequence ATGCCCAGTGCAAAGATTCTGACCGCAAAGCAGGCCTATGTGGCCGAGCTGAAAGAAAAGATTGCGAACTCCGTGGCGGGCGTGGTGGTCGATTACAAAGGCATCAATGTGGCCGACGACACCAAGCTGCGCAAGGAGCTGCGCGAAGCCGGGGTGGAGTACTTCGTTGTGAAGAACACCATGCTGCGGCTGGCCATTGGCGGCACCGAGCTGGAAGGCATGCAGGAAGTGCTGGAAGGCACCACCGCCATTGCCATTTCCACCGAGGACCGCATTGCCGCGGCCCGCACCCTGTGCAAATACGCTGACGCCTCCAAGGGCAAGTTCAGCGTGAAGACCGGTTACATGGACGGCGCTGTGATGGACAAGACGGAAGTGGAGTCGATCGCCAAGCTGCCCGGCCTGGAAGGCATGCTCTCCATGTTTGCCGGCGCCCTTACCAGCACCCTCAGCGGCCTGGCCGTGGCCATGCAGGCCTATGTGGACAAGACCGAGGAGCCCGCTGCGTAA
- a CDS encoding serine-type D-Ala-D-Ala carboxypeptidase → MKKFAALVLGLALACGVLALPAGAVGFAPPFEIAAPAAYIVNTDSNIIVYEKNSEQQLPAASLTKLMTAILLLENYQDQLDTVTAAPDQSIQDYVYIHGGSHADIRPGEEHTMRQLLYAMLLPSANEAALAVGKKIAGGSLDNFVYMMNARAKEIGCTATTFTDACGLDEGNLSTARDMYLLLRYAMSFDAFKEACKATRYNMGENPRYASGAYNVITTNKMADSALGGSYYRSYNQGGKTGSLGDWQNFASWHTGGDGGETYICVVLNSPNSCDPYEYATKRPALYETGVLMDWVFENFAIQPALKADEAITEVAVKYSTDGDTLMLWPKEDLYSILPLGTDETVTQKTFELPEFVAAPVKRGDVVGTVSVSLSGEVIGVVELVAGRDMARNPLLYTLSKVGEFFGSLYFKVVLVLSALAVVIYLILYVYWLTKRRGSKKKVRRRQF, encoded by the coding sequence ATGAAAAAATTCGCTGCACTTGTGTTGGGCCTGGCGCTCGCCTGCGGCGTGCTGGCCCTGCCCGCCGGGGCGGTGGGGTTTGCGCCGCCGTTTGAGATCGCGGCCCCCGCCGCCTACATTGTGAATACCGACAGCAACATCATTGTATACGAAAAAAACAGCGAGCAGCAGCTGCCCGCCGCCAGCCTGACCAAGCTGATGACGGCCATCCTGCTGCTGGAAAATTACCAGGATCAGCTGGACACGGTGACCGCTGCGCCGGATCAGTCCATTCAGGACTACGTGTACATCCACGGGGGCTCCCACGCGGACATCCGCCCGGGCGAGGAGCACACCATGCGCCAGCTGCTCTATGCCATGCTGCTGCCCAGCGCCAACGAGGCGGCCCTGGCCGTGGGCAAAAAGATCGCCGGCGGCAGCCTGGATAATTTTGTTTATATGATGAATGCCCGCGCCAAGGAGATCGGCTGCACCGCCACCACCTTTACCGACGCCTGCGGCCTGGACGAGGGCAACCTGAGCACCGCGCGGGATATGTATCTTTTGCTGCGCTACGCCATGAGCTTTGACGCCTTTAAGGAGGCCTGCAAAGCCACCCGCTACAACATGGGCGAAAACCCCCGCTACGCCTCGGGCGCTTACAACGTGATCACCACCAACAAAATGGCAGATTCGGCCCTGGGGGGCAGCTACTACCGCAGCTACAACCAGGGCGGCAAGACCGGCAGCCTGGGCGACTGGCAGAACTTTGCCTCGTGGCACACCGGGGGCGACGGGGGCGAAACGTATATCTGCGTGGTGCTGAACAGCCCCAACAGCTGCGACCCCTACGAGTACGCCACCAAGCGCCCCGCCCTGTACGAAACCGGTGTTTTGATGGACTGGGTGTTCGAGAATTTTGCCATACAGCCCGCGCTGAAGGCGGACGAGGCCATCACCGAGGTGGCGGTGAAATACTCCACCGACGGCGACACCCTGATGCTGTGGCCCAAAGAGGACCTTTACAGCATTTTGCCCCTGGGCACCGACGAGACCGTGACCCAAAAGACCTTTGAGCTGCCGGAATTTGTGGCCGCGCCGGTGAAGCGGGGCGACGTGGTGGGCACCGTTTCGGTGTCGCTTTCGGGCGAGGTGATCGGCGTGGTGGAGCTGGTGGCCGGGCGGGATATGGCCCGCAACCCGCTGCTGTACACCCTTTCCAAGGTGGGTGAGTTTTTCGGCAGCCTGTACTTCAAGGTGGTGCTGGTGCTCTCGGCCCTGGCCGTGGTGATCTACCTGATTTTGTATGTTTATTGGCTGACCAAGCGGCGCGGCAGCAAAAAGAAGGTGCGCCGCCGCCAGTTCTGA
- a CDS encoding DNA-directed RNA polymerase sigma-70 factor, protein MPGLDEIYEQYRGELFRYLLRLTGSAAQAEDLVSETFLKALQNLHTLKREESLKAWLFSVARHAWLDWLRARRETVELSDLLGLYLADEAPTRAESRALLARVEQLLQQKTPRDQAVFRLRLQGYAFSEIGRALGLSESAARVVDHRLRRWLNEQIKEGEL, encoded by the coding sequence ATGCCGGGGCTGGACGAGATCTACGAGCAATACAGGGGCGAGCTGTTCCGCTATCTTCTGCGCCTCACCGGCAGCGCCGCGCAGGCCGAGGACCTGGTGAGCGAGACCTTTTTAAAAGCCCTGCAAAACCTTCACACCCTGAAAAGAGAAGAATCGCTCAAAGCCTGGCTTTTCTCTGTGGCGCGCCATGCCTGGCTGGACTGGCTGCGCGCCAGGCGCGAGACCGTGGAGCTGAGCGATCTTTTGGGCCTGTATCTGGCCGACGAAGCCCCCACAAGGGCCGAAAGCCGGGCGCTGCTGGCCCGGGTGGAGCAGCTTTTGCAGCAAAAAACGCCCCGGGACCAGGCCGTGTTCCGGCTGCGGCTTCAGGGCTATGCGTTCAGCGAGATCGGGCGGGCGCTGGGCCTCAGCGAAAGCGCGGCCCGGGTGGTGGACCACCGGCTGCGCCGGTGGCTGAACGAACAGATCAAGGAGGGAGAACTATGA